From a single Hypanus sabinus isolate sHypSab1 chromosome 7, sHypSab1.hap1, whole genome shotgun sequence genomic region:
- the cenph gene encoding centromere protein H, producing MNIQSRQAGESSAMETAVDSGEAVARNTETERSILQKLGSSCMKLGQLALDNFHVTPTIGQENATVVDSILHLMWLKDQVTQQTVELETGVKACLETNTGAVSEDNLKETIQVIERELEDVSISFQQKNMALHRLQYTHALREAAQMNDKEGKLIMETINHSLDLCSEILETQKEVQTLENAVFEVQKQRLLLKRKMQGVLKDMRAEKMKQQQLLQQLEKELPKRGEKNLQEHFKMVTLIQKVLQGVILASGVNWANDPELKEIVLQLENNPLEETDSIH from the exons ATGAACATACAGAGTAGGCAAGCAGGAGAGTCGTCCGCAATGGAGACGGCGGTGGATTCGGGAGAGGCAGTGGCGCGAAATACCGA AACAGAAAGATCTATCTTACAAAAGCTTGGCAGTTCCTGTATGAAGCTGGGACAGTTGGCACTTGATAATTTCCATGTAACACCAACTATTGGACAAGAAAATGCTACTGTAGTGGACTCTATTCTGCATCTTATGTG GTTAAAGGATCAAGTAACCCAACAAACAGTGGAACTAGAAACGGGTGTGAAAGCTT GTCTTGAAACTAATACAGGGGCTGTGTCGGAAGATAATTTGAAAGAAAC AATTCAAGTGATTGAAAGGGAATTAGAAGATGTATCAATCTCTTTCCAGCAGAAGAACATGGCCCTCCATAG ACTTCAGTACACGCATGCTCTACGCGAAGCGGCACAAATGAATGATAAAGAAGGGAA GTTGATAATGGAAACAATTAATCACTCTTTAGATCTCTGTTCTGAGATTTTAGAAACCCAGAAG gAAGTTCAGACTTTGGAAAATGCAGTGTTTGaagttcaaaagcaaagactat TGTTGAAACGAAAAATGCAAGGTGTATTAAAAGACATGAGAGCTGAAAAGATGAAGCAGCAACAATTGCTACAGCAATTAGAGAAGGAACTTCCAAAACGTGGAGAAAAAAACTTGCAAGAGCACTTTAAAATGGTGACATTAATTCAGAAGGTTTTGCAG GGCGTTATTCTTGCTAGTGGAGTGAACTGGGCCAATGATCCTGAATTGAAAGAAATAGTTTTGCAGTTGGAGAATAATCCTCTTGAAGAAACAGATTCAATCCACTGA